The stretch of DNA ACATACGCACGGTCCATAAGACGGACGGACACGTGATTGCATGCCTCCGATGATCATGTGCGCGGTCGACCGCACGTTGATGCTAGTGAGATCCCCGGTCAAGTTGGCCCCTCACGCTCGATATGGCACGCGACGCTCTGGGACCTAGTGCTGCTATTGACTGTTGTTTGCTGCATTCGTAAGCCTTGTGGCGCTACCCGTGATGGTGGCGCCAGGCTTACGCCATCAGCACGACTGGTTCCTACCGGCAGTGTTGATCCCCGGCACGAGACACATCAGGCTGGGTCGCTACTCGACTCTGCGCTGCTCACTAGTTGCGGTTCACGGTTATCACGCCAGTTCTCAcggctgaccccagtcaCGCGCATGAAGGAGCGCGgcatcgccctcgccccagGCGCAACCAAGCTCGGCTTCCACATCCCGCCATTCTCCAGcgtccaccacctccacttgcaCGTCTTCACGCCGCCCTTCACTGCGCTGGGACGGGTGATGTACCCCGTCCACAGCCGCGGACAGGGTAAGGGTTGGAGCTGGTTCGTGAGTGCCGACCAGGCCATTGCCATTCTCCAGAATGGGCATCGCATTCGCCTGGGCGCCAGCAAGCCCTAGCTAGTGTTCTCTTCCCCGACGACTCATGGTCCGATTCATGTCCTGTAAGCTATTGTTCTGTTCCCCAGACCCTCGCGTCAGAGGCACTGGCGTCTTGAGGCACTCGCGCTACTCTGCCACACTGCTCCTGACCCACTCCCACCTACCTCACTTTCCTTCAGCAGCGCCGAAGCCCAAATGATACCCCTTGGCCCTATCTGTAGAATCATAGAGTTTAATGTACACTGATATACATTGAAATCGTCGCCATCTATGGGCACAGAAACGGGTGTCAACGGAACAAGGAGCTTACTATATAAACGCGAAGAGCCACTGCACGTCTTGGGGCCTACCCCAAGACGTGCAGgttcttcttggccttcttgaccttgcgcACCTTCTCTTTGTGCATGTAGTTGCGCCAGTCGCCGATacgctcgtcgcggcgctcTTGTGAATCAAGGACGACAAATAGTGATAGTAAGCAGTTTCGCACGAAGAACATAGCGTCAGCATCTGTCTCACAAACTAGCAGTCTTCTCCTTGCCAAACACGCAAACAGGACGGGCTGATGACTCATCGGATGCGGCCTGGTCTGGTAAGAATCGGCCACGCCCCACAGGGGACGGAGAACGAGCGACTCACCATCCCACGCCTTCTGTTCTtcgaccttgcgcttgcggcgcgccttctccgcttccacggcggcgcgctcgttCGCCTCGTTAACCGCAACCATGTTCGCGcggctgttgtcagctaaGTTAGCAGGGGTGAAAACCCACTTCTTCTCGTCCATCGACTCCTCGAGGATCAACTGCTTGGCTTTAGTGCGCAGCTGGATCTGGAACGGAGGGCTCATGCCAGTGACCCGTgggtcgtcgtctgcgACCTTGGTCGAGTATCCTGATCCCAGCGCCCTGCCGTTAGCCTCAGCTGTATTCGTTGTAGCTCACTCCTTGAGCACCAGCGTTCGCGCGTATGTCAAGATCGAGTCgatcttctcgcgctccgccGCGTCTGAAAGCATCCCCTCcgcctgtcgtcagcttTGACATTGCTATGGAGCCCACCTTCTTCAGCAAGTCGAACGCCTGTCCGTCAGTGGCCACTCAAGCGGGTCAGCTCACCTCTGGTCCCTGTTCATGTTGGAACTTGTCGGGGTGAATCAGCAGAGACTTCTTACGATAAGCCTTCTTGACCTCTGCGTCTGTTGCGAACGCGTCAATGTCCAGGGCCTCGTACGGGCTACGATTAGCTGAGCTCGATTACAGGTGACCTCCACTCGTGACTCACTTCTTCTTGAATGCGCGAAGGATGCGCTCCACCTGACCATCAGCATATACCCTGTCGGTACACATCCGCGCGTACTTACCTCCGCCGTCCTGGTTGCGTCGGTAGTTTTAGACATGGTTGATGGATTATGTGGGTTGTTGTTGGTTGCTCTTGACTTGGTCAGCCAGGAGCGGGTGGttcgaggaaggttgggtggcaaacAGCCGCTTCTGCGGGAGTATCGGCATTTGAGGAATGTGGCAATTAGTCTTAAGTTCGCCACCCATTGATATCGACGAGTTAATCAGCATCCGCACTCATCACCATAACCTAAACCCTTCGAACCGCTTTGTCTCTTTGTTCTTCACTTCACTCTCCATAACTCTCCTCGCGAAACATTcctccctcatcctcccgcAGCCATGGACGAGGCTTTCTtcctcaagaagaagacaAAGCCAAACGCGATCCGTGGCCGCGGccctccccgccccgccgcctcgacctctcgTCCGCCTGCGACGTTCACACGCCCCCCTCCGCGACCCACTCCGAAGCGTCCACTGCGGAAGGTTGGTCTTCAAGTCGAGCCGACCAGGGTCTCGTCCACCGATGGCAAGGATATCTTAACCTTCGACATCgtgagcgcggcgccagACCAGAAGCAGCGCTTCAATGTCATGAAGCTCAACTCGACCAAGGAGGTAGACCCGGGCGCGCTCCCTGCCCCAATTATGATGAACCGCAAGCAGCCGGGTCCGAAAAACCTTCCACAGCTCGCGACCGACAGCGAAGGCAAGGTCATTGGGCGGTACGTgttcgacgaggaggggaaCCCCGTACTCGATGAGGAAGGCAAGCCGACTATCGAGAAGAGGGTGGAAATGGATATGAGCCTCGTGGGTACCGCTCCGGGCACGAACAACAAGCGCCGCGGCAAGCGCCAGACCAAGGAAGTGTTCCAccaggacgtcgaggtgatcaagctgcgccgcgaggaggccaaTCCTTGGGTCCTCGAGAGCAAGAACAAGACCCCTGAGAGTGCTGAGACGGCTGCGCACATTCCGGAGCACTGGGTCGGCCGCATGGTCGAGCAGGCGGCGCTTCCCACTGTTCTCCTGATCAACGACGGCACGCAGTCCAACTTCACCATGATTCCCCTTGGGCGGACGTACAAGTTTGAGCCGGAGCGCCCGTTCAAGGTCATGGATGTGGATCAAGCGCACAAATACGTGAGTCGGTATGATGGAGACAGTTATTGACAGACTAGTTTGAGAAGCAGTCGAGGGGCGGAGCCCACGACCGCTGGGGCCAACGCCAGGAGGGGCCTGGAGGCACTTATGTGGTCAAGAACGAACCGCGGGGGTTAGAGGAGCGGGCGAACCGCATGGAGTGGAACATAATGGCGAACAAGGGCACACTCCCGCAACGCCAGCCGAAGCGCGAACGCTACGAGGAGGACTATGTGCGCGAGGGACGCAACATAGGCCGCgggctcgagggcggcgtcgacgaggagctcgactACGATGCGAACGACGACTTccaggacgacgacgatgtgAACACGTTCTACCACGATGCCGatgcggacgaggagaagaaaCTGCAGGACGAGCGCCAGAAGAAGGAGTACCGCATGGCCAACTTCACGTTCGGCGATCGCTCGCAGATCGAagacaaggaggaggaagacgacgatgatgatgacgacgacctctTCGGCGACAAGCAGAAGTTGtccaaggacggcaagcgTCTGCGTCGCCTGCAGCGCAAgcaggcgctcggcgaggacgcggacCTCTTCGAGAgctccgacgacgacgacgacgactcggatagcagcgacgaggaggacgagaaaGAGAAGGACAaagacaaggacaaggaccGCCGCCAGCCAGGCTCTGCCGAGAAGAGTCGCGCCGGTTCCCGCGCCGGTTCCCGTGCCCCCGACGGCCGCTCAGgctcgcccgcgccgcgccaccaccctGGAGGCCAACGCCCACCGGGTGCCGGTGCTCAGCTCCTCGCAAAGCGCGCTGCCAGCCGCGGCGTCTCCCCTCGTCCACCCGGTGCGTCCGGCAGCTCTCGTGCGGGCAGCCCTCTCGCACGCGGCTCCTCGCCCGTCCAGCGTGAGGTAAGCCCAGCGGTGCGCAGCGGTTCACCAGCACTCCCGCGCGGCTCATCCCCCGTCCCAGCAACCCGCGAGGGCACGCCCAGCGGGCACACAAAGCCgggcaagcgcaaggccacCGGCAGCCCCCTCGACCCGAACGCGGGTGGGCggcccgcctcgcgcccGCCAGGGAAGCGCaagagcgaggaggccgaggcgacTGGCGGAAAGAAGCGCAAGACTGGGAGCGCGACCCCAGCCCTGCCTACGGAATTGGACAAAGACGACTTCCCGGGTATGATCAAGCGCGAAGCCGTGCTCGACTGGCTGCGCAAGCAGCCGGGACCGATTCGTATGGCTGTCGCCATCAGCGAGTGGTCGCCCACCATTACAGCGCCGTCCAGTAAGCCTCTGAAGATTCGCAACAGGGACCGCTTCCTGGCGTTCGTGAGAGAGTTTACGGACCGGGTGCTCACAAAccccgacgcgccgccgcctaAGGACCCCAATATCAAGCCCGACCGAAGCCTTAGGCTCAAGGCTGAGTTCCAGCGCTAGAAGAGTGCAAGGTGCCTGCTGTGGCCGAGTGCACGCTCAGAGATACATATTGTAGCATTGTCGCATGAAACTGTACCTGTACGACTGAGTGACAGTGGAGCCGGCTGTCATCTTCGAGCCCGAGTACTGATGCTCCTTCAAAAGCGGAGCGCACAGGTTCACGCCGTTGTAGGAGACGAACGCGAAGGAGCTGGGAATTAGCGCGCTGCGTATACATCAGCACTAGATGAGACGGTTGAGCACCGTTGAACAACGCTGTGGGGTTAACGAGAGGAGAAGCGCTCGCCGCGTTGTTCGTGAAGACAGGTGAACGGTGCGTAAGACAAATGGTTAACAATTCAAAATAGAGTGTTTTAGCGGCAATACAATATCGACTAAGGGTTATTCTGACCAGGTCGAGGATTGAACAGCGCCGGAGGCGAACTGGCCGAGAAGGCGTTGGCAGCATTGTTCAGCTCGTTTTGACCACCTGCTGCCCCACTCCAAGGTTAAATTTAACCAACTGGTCAGCATCTGCACGCAACCTGCTCCTCGGTCAGCCATAGCACGCCAGAGTCCTCAGTTCGTCCTTCCACCTCTGCTGCaactctcctccttgatctgGTGCACCTCTAACCAACGCGTTGCGATATAGTACATGCGCTACCTGCGCCTATAACCACGCGAGATGGGCGGACGGTTTACTCCGAAGCAGGCTgggccttcttggcggcggcaccACCCTCACGGAAGCCGTTCTTGAAGCGGCGGTGGACCGACTTGAGGTTGGCGCAGCGGCCAGTGCCGGTAGTCTTTCtgcgcttggccttgaggcCCCAGTTGTACGAGCGGAGCTTGGCCGCGGGGTAGCCACACTGAGCACaggctggggttagtcCAGTTCGAGCATGCGGGGCATGCGAGCGCCGGGGATACGGAGTGGTGAGGTGGCGCGTGGATTGGAGCTTGTAGCTCTCAAGTTTGTCGCCAGTCCCCGCATGGAGGACATGGACAATCCTTCCATCGTAGAATTTTCCACCATCGATGATCTTGCAGTTCACCGCGAGACCACCCTCCTCGAATCGTCCCCACTtccatgtccatgtcctccCCGCCCCCTCTCCCTTTCTCTCCGTCCTTTCATCTCCTCGATACTCACTGTGCTTCTGCTTGTGGAACGAGCGGTTaccgcagcggcggcagAGCGTGTGGCTCTTCGAGTGGCGCTTACCGCTGTCTGTCAGCTTTGTTCCTCCAGCATCGCGAGCACTCACAAGGAAGGAGTACCCTGTAGAAACAAGTAAAGCGACCAGGTCAACCAGTCACGGGACCTTCCGTCAGCTTGTGTACGCCGCAGCGCGCCCCGGTGGGCTAAATTGTACAGACCTTACCCTGCTGTTAGCGATACTCTGTCCGTGGTGGCCTCGGCCATTGCTggctcgctcgccaccgctgCGCTCACCATTTTTGTCGTTCTTGAGGTGGATGATGGAGACCAAGCTAGGTTGCCCAAGTTCATAGCAATGGATTGTGGAGTTTCGTCTCGGCGTTTTGCCGTGTGGCAGCGGAATCAAAGTATTGCGGAGGTAAATCGTGTCCATTGCAGAACTTGGAGTGTGGAATTGTACTTGGTACACAGGGTTTAGACGATCAGCGTAGTCTGTGCATGCGCATCTCCCTCATGTCCATTCTTCTCATCCAGATCCACAGTCACCG from Cutaneotrichosporon cavernicola HIS019 DNA, chromosome: 7b encodes:
- a CDS encoding uncharacterized protein (Scavenger mRNA decapping enzyme C-term binding), which codes for MKFNCFKDPDPESGPPVSRTGCIFCDVTRDKGFDVVYEDTELVAFRDRWPRAAGHLLVIPRMHIGTVSDLRAEHAGLVTRMKERGIALAPGATKLGFHIPPFSSVHHLHLHVFTPPFTALGRVMYPVHSRGQGKGWSWFVSADQAIAILQNGHRIRLGASKP
- the spf31 gene encoding uncharacterized protein (DnaJ molecular chaperone homology domain) translates to MSKTTDATRTAEVERILRAFKKNPYEALDIDAFATDAEVKKAYRKKSLLIHPDKFQHEQGPEAFDLLKKAEGMLSDAAEREKIDSILTYARTLVLKEALGSGYSTKVADDDPRVTGMSPPFQIQLRTKAKQLILEESMDEKNRANMVAVNEANERAAVEAEKARRKRKVEEQKAWDERRDERIGDWRNYMHKEKVRKVKKAKKNLHVLG
- the TFG1 gene encoding uncharacterized protein (transcription initiation factor IIF subunit alpha), with the translated sequence MDEAFFLKKKTKPNAIRGRGPPRPAASTSRPPATFTRPPPRPTPKRPLRKVGLQVEPTRVSSTDGKDILTFDIVSAAPDQKQRFNVMKLNSTKEVDPGALPAPIMMNRKQPGPKNLPQLATDSEGKVIGRYVFDEEGNPVLDEEGKPTIEKRVEMDMSLVGTAPGTNNKRRGKRQTKEVFHQDVEVIKLRREEANPWVLESKNKTPESAETAAHIPEHWVGRMVEQAALPTVLLINDGTQSNFTMIPLGRTYKFEPERPFKVMDVDQAHKYFEKQSRGGAHDRWGQRQEGPGGTYVVKNEPRGLEERANRMEWNIMANKGTLPQRQPKRERYEEDYVREGRNIGRGLEGGVDEELDYDANDDFQDDDDVNTFYHDADADEEKKLQDERQKKEYRMANFTFGDRSQIEDKEEEDDDDDDDDLFGDKQKLSKDGKRLRRLQRKQALGEDADLFESSDDDDDDSDSSDEEDEKEKDKDKDKDRRQPGSAEKSRAGSRAGSRAPDGRSGSPAPRHHPGGQRPPGAGAQLLAKRAASRGVSPRPPGASGSSRAGSPLARGSSPVQREVSPAVRSGSPALPRGSSPVPATREGTPSGHTKPGKRKATGSPLDPNAGGRPASRPPGKRKSEEAEATGGKKRKTGSATPALPTELDKDDFPGMIKREAVLDWLRKQPGPIRMAVAISEWSPTITAPSSKPLKIRNRDRFLAFVREFTDRVLTNPDAPPPKDPNIKPDRSLRLKAEFQR
- the RPL37B gene encoding uncharacterized protein (Binds to the 23S rRNA), encoding MGKGTPSFGKRHSKSHTLCRRCGNRSFHKQKHTCAQCGYPAAKLRSYNWGLKAKRRKTTGTGRCANLKSVHRRFKNGFREGGAAAKKAQPASE